The Coraliomargarita parva region TGACGCTGCGGATGATCCCTTCCTGGCTTATAAGCATTTCACGGTATTGAAAACCGATTTAGTCTACTCCCTGACCGCGACAACGGTGGCCGCGACAGCCGATTCGCCGGAGACTTACAATCTTCACCTTGTCTGCGACCCCATTTTCACGATTTGGAATCCGAGTAACATCGGGCTACAGATTCCAAGCAGCACGGCCACTACATTTAAAGTTTGGCGCCCTCCCTATACATTGACGCTCTACGTCGACGGTGCCCCCAAATACTTTAATTTCAAGGACCTATACACGGTCAATTTCTTCTATGCCCGGGTTGGAAGAGCGCAGGATTTGGTCATGCGCCCGGGTGAAGTTCAAATTCAATCTCAGGGCTTCAATACTCCGATGGAATCCATGAAAGCTTTTGATAAGCATGAGATTTTCAATGCATCGATCGGTTGGGAAGACGGTTCCGGATACAAGACGCCTGCCCTTGATTACGCTCCAGAGGCCTCACGTGATGGCACGCAGGTTTTGACTTATAGTCTGTTTCCGAATACTTCGAATTTATATTATGCCCTTGTGCTCACGGGCACTGTGATCGGCTGGAACCAAACGAAGCCGAATACGCCGGATTTTCAGAATTACGGTTCACATAGCATTGCCTCGAAACCCGTTTCGATCAATGCGACTCAGTTTCCGGATGTATTTCCAACGATTGCGAATGATGTAAATATTTCGCATACCGTAGAAGAACTTTCTTATGTCGATACTCTTACGAATAAGCCATACAAATGGGCTTTGGCTGATTTTTCCTTTGGAGTTAAGACGGAAGTTGATCCTGAATTTGACCTCGAACCAGGTGCCCGCCGGACTGGGCGGAGCTTACTGCGTTTCAACCCTTCCACGCCTCAACTTACTATTTACGACTTGCAGGACAATATGCAGAGGGCTTCATCTTTGCAAATTGGCATGCGTAGGCTGAGTGATATGAGCGAGGCGGTTGAACTGACACCTGAAGGTTTGGGCTATTTCGGTGCCTCTTACGGTTCATATGATGGCGTGACTCATTTTACTGCTTACACGGTTGCCGAATCTCCGATTCACTCGCTTGGGGCTGCTCAAAACTTTATCCCGGATGGTGGAACAACGTCGAAGAGGAAAGGTAGCTTACAGCCTTTCATCATGCAAGCGATCGGAAATTCCTTTGCACCATCCGTCATTGCCGCGAATACGACTTACGCAGAGGATCAGGGGATCACATACGCGGATCATTCCTATCTGGTGAATGAAGTGCTTTGGGACGACTATTTCTTTTCTTCCATTGATCCAGTGACCGTTCCAGTCTACAAAGACTCGACTACGGCATATCAGGAGCAGTTAGACCGGTTTGAAGACTTTGTCGGTCTTAATAGTCAGGATAGTGTTCCGCTACCCAATTCCCGCATGCTTGCTTGGTTGGAAGATCCCGAAGACCCGGGGCAAACTGTTTCTCAACTATTTGCATCAGGGAAACCCCGGGCCGATGCCTACAAGAAGGTGGGAGCCAACTTGCTGGTAGATGGTATGTTCAATGTGAATTCAACTTCGGTTGCGGCCTGGAAGGCTTTGCTCGGTGGGCTCAAGGACATGTCGATGCCTGTGCGCTCCGCTGATGCGACTAGCGCGAATGTGACTTTAACGCAAAGCAGTAATGCTGTTGTGCCGGCATCTGTGACAGCGAGTGGGGGTGAGATTGATCCCTCTACGCTAACTGAGGCATTTCGTAATGATCCCGACCAATGGCTTGGCTTTCGCACCCTGACGGATGATCAGCTTGAGGAACTGGCTGAAGCGATTGTTGAACAAGTTAGGCTTCGTGGTCCCTTCCTTTCCTTAGCCGACTTCATCAATCGCCGGATCTCGACCGATGTTTATGTAGCCGTCTCCGGTGCGCTTCAATCCGCGCTGGATGATGCTTCTGTTTCCATCAACCAGGCTTATCGTCAAGGCACTCGTTCGCTAACGCTCGGCGAAGCACAGTCTGACAATTTTCCCTTTCCTGAAGCGGAAGCCGGGGTGAAGTCCGTGGCCGCACCCGGTTATGTCGATCAAGCGGACTTGTTGACGCCCCTCGGTCCATTGCTTTCGGCGCGAAGCGACACCTTCACCATCCGGGCTTATGGCGACAGTCTCGGCTTTGACGGTAGCGTCCAATCTCGCGTCTATGTGGAAGCCATCGTGCAACGCACGCCGGATTATGTCGATGGCAGTGACGACAACGAGGAAGACGCCAGTGACCTGTCGGATGTGAATCAACTCTTTGGTCGTAAGTTCCGGATTGTTTCTTTCCGGGTGATCGACCCGGATGATTTGAGCTAGTCGGTTTCTGCGCTGGGCTTTGTTATCTTGCGCCGCCGTTCCTCTTGAGGCTTGAAACGGTATCAGCGCGCTTGTCTTTGATTTGATCGGACGCGATCAATCGTGGACTCTCTGCTGCTGCCGATACGCCAATGGAGTGACGCCTTCACGCTGCTTGAACCAGTAGTTGAAGTGAGAGGGGGAGGAAAATCCGAGATCGTAGGCGATTGTTTTCAGGCTGCTGTGATCGGCAATTAATGCATCCTGGGCGAGTTGTAGTTTTCGGGCCTCAATCTGTTGGTGGATGGTGCGGCCAGTTCCGGAGACCATCAAACGATCCAGATGTGACGTGCTTAATTGCATGCGACGCGCAATGTCCGAGGTCTTTATTTTTTTATCGGGCGCATTGATTGCCTCATCAATGGTGACCAAGGCCTGGCTGACCAGTGGATTCTCTTGGATCCCTGTTTGTGGCGGCATTTCATGCGAATGAAAGACTTTCGCGAGTTCTATGAGGAAGACTCGGAGTGCATTTTGTGACATCAGGAAATGCTCCATATCCATCTCTTGCTGGCGTAGGTAATAGCCATCCCCGATGTGCAGTCTGACTTCTTCCAGGACCTTTAGCGCTGCTTCGTTAAATTCGGGAGATAGATGGCTTTCAAAGCAAAGAGGGTAGCCTTCGTCGTAAACGGCATCACCGGTCGGAAATTGAAAACGAAATCCGATCGAGAGGATCTCACAGTTGGGACTGAAACGCTGGAGGCGCTTGCCCTGGCGGAGAACGAGCCATTGTCCCTTTCTGGCTCGTTTGACGGAGGCTTTGCTCTGACCGGCCTCCGCCCATCCTTTTTTGACGAGAAGTGCGGTTTGGAAGTTATTTCGTGTTTCGTAAAATTCTTCCGTATGCTTCATCCGCTTCTCATAGGCCCAGATCAGTTGCATGCGCAGCGTGATCCATTGGTCGAGTCGCATACTTGGAAGTGATGAGGTCATGATCGTGACGAAGACGAGCTGGTGAATTTCAGCAAAGATGTCTCAAGTATAGGTCTGCACACTGTCTTACGCAAAATGCGTGTCAATGGTCTGGTGAATTTATGACATAAAATATGTAATTTATGTCATCATGCCGACTTGAAGCTGAAATCGACTCTGTTGCATACTTGAATGTATGAACCCCAATTTGAATTCGAAGCATTTTGCTGCCGACCTCTGTGTTGTTGGCGGTGGTATGGCAGGACTGGTAGCTGCGGTTGCGGCGGCGCGGCGCGGGGCCAGTGTCGTCTTGATTCACGATCGCCCGGTGCTGGGGGGGAATGCCTCTTCGGAGGTGCGAATGTGGATTTGTGGAGCATTGGGCTATCACCGGAAGGAGACCGGGATTCTCGAAGAGATCATGTTGCTCAATATGAAGCGCAATCCCGGAGGCTGTTACTCGGTCTGGGATTCGGTCCTGTATGAATTTGCTGCGATGACACCGGGGCTGACGACCTTGCTCAACTGCAGTTGCAATGACTTGGAGATGGAGGGTTCGCGTATTACCAAAGTGAATGCCTGGCAGCTCACGACCCAGACTTGGCATACCATTGAGGCGAGCTATTTTATCGATTGTTCCGGGGACTCGATTCTCGCACCGCTCTCGGGGGCGGATGTGGTCGTGGGTCGGGAAAGCCGGGAAGCTACGGGCGAGCCCATCGCGCCCTTAAAGGCGGATCTGAAGACGATGGGGAATTCGATTTTGCTGCAACTGGAAGAGACGGCGGAAGCGCAACCATTCACACCCCCGGAATGGGCCTACCAGTTTGATGATGCGTCGAATTTACCTTCCAGAATCGGTTCCGGGTTCGGGCAGAATTTCTGGTGGCTGGAAATCGGTGGTCTCCAGAATACGATCGATGATGCGGAAGCGATTTACGACGAGCTGGTCAAGGCAGCCTGGGGTGTGTGGGACTACATGAAGAACCGTGGGCCTCAGGCAGAGAAATTGAAAAACTGGCGGCTCAAATGGATGGGCTCACTCCCGGGCAAGCGGGAGAATCGCCGCTACGTCGGGCCACACATGTTGACGCAGATGGATTTGGAGTCTGAAGGTCAATTTGAGGATATCGTGGCGTATGGTGGATGGAAGATGGACGACCATCATCCGGCCGGGCTTTATTATCCGGGTGCAGCCACGATTTTTCATCCCTGTCCTTCGCCGTATGGGATTCCTCTGCGATCGCTGTATTCCAGGAATGTGGAAAATCTGTTCTGTGCCGGTCGGAATATTTCTGCGACGCATGTGGCTCTGTCCTCGACCCGGGTTATGGGCACCTGTGCGATCATGGGGCAGGCCGTGGGCACTGCGGCGGCGCTGTGCACGCAGCTCGGCTTGATGCCGGCCGAGCTCTCCAAGGAGAATATCCAAACGGTGCAATGGCATTTGATGGAGGACGATTGTTGGCTGCCCGACTTGCCCCGCCGATCTTCCGGGCTGACGCAGAATGGGACCTGCACAACTTCGGATGGTTCTGATGCGACTGTGCTCATGGACGGCCATGAACGGGATGCAGACCATGGGAAGCATTATTGGAGCGCAGCTGTGGGCAGCTCTGTTGAGTTGGCATGGAATCAACCCGAAACGGTCGAATGCCTACGACTGGTATTTGATAGCGATTTGACTCTCAGAAAGCGAATGCCGTCCCAATACGGATTTGATGAACCCAAGTTGAAAGTTCCCAATAGCATGGTAAAGGCATTCACGGTGGAGGTTCTCACCGAATCGGGCGAGTGGGAGGTTTTGCGCAAAGAGGAGGCGAATGCGCGGCGACTCTGGGTCTTGGCCGTCGGCAAAGCGGTTTGTGGCATTCGTTGGACGGGACATGCCACCTGGGGAGGGGACAATGAGCTTCGTCTGTATAGCATGGAAGCATTGGACACTGTGCTGCCGCTCACCTTCAGCCCTAGCGAGGGTGCATCGTGGTCGAGCGTCTGTGCCCGAATCCCAGCTAAAGACATGGCGGCACCGGACCATGGGCTGGAGAAGAAAAGCGAAACCTTGGTGGGTGCTTAAGTTGATTTCTTTTGAATGTGTTCCCGATTGTGATCGGATTTTCTGTGCCGTCCTTTAACCTGTTTTTAGATGAAGCCTCGTGAGCAAATATTATTCGGAGGAGACTATAATCCCGATCAATGGTTGAGCCAACCGGATGTGATTGATCGGGACTTTGAGCTCTTCGAAAAGGCCCGTATCAATACCCTGACGCTGGGAGTTTTTTCCTGGGCGAGCTTGGAGCCGGAAGAGGGGCGTTATGAGTTCGGATGGATGGATGATATTTTCGATCGTGCCGAGCGCCAGAACATGCATATCATTCTCGCGACGCCGAGCGGCGGCAAACCGAACTGGATGGCTTTGAAGTATCCGGAGATCCGGCGCGTGACTGAAACGGGGCAGCATGAAGTGCAGGGGAGGCGTCACAACCACTGCCTGACTTCACCGGTCTATCGTGAGAAGGTGCGTGCGATGAATGAACAGTTGGCGGCTCGCTACGGAGACCGTGAGGCACTGATCCTCTGGCATATCTCCAATGAGTTCAGTGGCTATTGCTATTGCGACCAATGCTTCGCGGCCTTTCGTCAGTGGCTGAAGGCGAAGTATCAGAGTTTGGATGCTTTAAACGATGCCTACTGGAGCCGATTCTGGAGCCACACCTACACCGATTGGGAACAGATCCAGACCATCGACAAGACGGTTTGTGGGCTCGTGCTCGACTGGAGGCGTTTCATGACCGAACAATGTCGCAGCTTTATCCGTAATGAAGTCGAGCCGCTACGCCGTCACTCTCCGAAGATTCCTGTAACGACCAACTTCATGGGCGTTCATCTGGATTACGATTATCATCAGCTTGCCAAAGAACTCGATGTCGTTTCCTGGGATGCCTATCCCTCTTGGCACACGCCTCAAACGGACTCGCTGACCAGCCATCATTCGCTCTTTGCCGGCTTCCGGCATGACCTTACACGGAGCCTGAAACGCCAGCCCTTCCTGTTGATGGAAGCGTCCCCCGGTCCGGTAAACTGGAAGGATGTCTCACCCCTGCTGCGTCCGGGTATGCTGCGTCTGGCGGGGATGCAGGCGATCGCCCACGGCTCGGATTCGGTCTGCTACTTTCAGATGCGCAAAGGGCGGGGGAGCATTGAACAATTCCATGCTGCAGTCATCGATCATGTGGGGCATGGCAATACCCGGATGTTCCGTGAGCTTAGTTCGCTCGGGCAATCCTTGACGCAAATGGAATCGGTCGTGGGGATGCCCACCCCGGCTAAAGTCGCTGTGGTCTTCGACTGGGAGTCCTCCTGGATCCTGGATGCCGCCGGGACGCAACATAATACGATCAAGCAATACTTGGAGACGGTATTGGCACACTACAAGCCATTCTGGGATCGCGGCGTTGCGGTCGATGTCGTCGATGCCAAAGCGGATTGGAGCGCTTACCAGCTGGTGGTCGTGCCGATGCTTTTCTTACTTCCAGAGTCCTCCGCACAGAGGCTGGCTGAATTTGTCGAGCGTGGTGGCACTTTGGTGACGACTTACGGGACGGGTGTGGTGGACGAAACAGGTCTGGCCATCGCCGGCGGTATCCCGGGACATCTGCGTGAGGTTCTGGGCATTTGGGTCGAGGAATCCGATGCGCTGCCGGATCCTTGTCGCCGGAGGATCAAGACGCTTACAGAAGCGAAATGTCTTTCGGGCAGCTACGAGGCCCGTCACTATTTGGACGTCTTACACCTGGAAGGCGCGGAAGCGCTGGCTGTTTATGACGAGGATTTCTATGCGGGTTCTCCGGCACTGACGAGGCATGAATACGGCAAAGGCGCCGCGTGGTATATTGCCTCCCGGAATGACGAGCGCTTTACGAGCGATCTTCTGGGGAATCTGGTCAAGCAGCTGGAGATCCCTTATAGTCTGAATGCAGGCCTGCCGAAGGGTGTCTCGGCTCAAACCCGGGAGAGCGAAGGGCGGCGTTTGTTGTTCCTTATGAACTTTAACGACGAAGTGGTTTCCTGCGATTTGGGTTCTAGCCTGTATGCCGATATTGAAACCGGGACAGGCTACACTGGATTGATCGAGCTGGAGCCGTATGCGGCTTTGGTTTTGAGGGAACGCGAATGAAGCACTCAGGTGGCGGCTCAGCTGCTGGCCGTAGTCGACTTGCTTTAGCCGGTCGACCGAATGTGCAAACGGTGTCACACCGCCGATTCGGGTCGCACGGCTGAAGCGGTGCGACTACGCTTGCAAACGCAAATTAACGTAGTATTCTCGGTGATAATGTCGAACAGGGCGGATATTCCGAGCGAGTGCTGGTCCGGAACAATGCTTGGGTGCTACTACGATCAGCTACCACATTGGGTCGTCGATTTTGGCTGTTATGCCCTCACCATTCGATGCAAAGGGAGCCTTCCCAAAGCCATCATCCAGAAGCTCGCTGAAATCAACGATGCCTTAAAAGACATTACTGCCCAAAACGAAGAAGCACTAAAATACCACCGGCGCTCGTTCCAGATTTTAGAAGCTTATTTGGACAAAAGTGGTGAGAATGCACTTTTTCATCAACCCAATGTCCGCCTATCATTCAGCGAGTTCATGCAAGATTACGATATAAACGGCCTGCGATTAAAAAATTGGGCAATCATGCCAAATCACATGCATTTGCTAACCGAGCCTTTTCGTGCACAAGAAGTTCAAGATTTCAGATCCGCCATCCAACAGTTCAAGCTGAGGTCGACCCAGAATATCAATAGGGCATTGAAGCGAAGTGGGCCGGTCTGGCAAAAAGGATGGTATGACCGATGGGTCCGAAATGAAAATGAGTTTCGGCGCTGGCTTAGATATATACAGATGAACCCCGTAAAAGCCGGACTTTGTCATTCTCCGGAAGAGTGGATCGGCCTCCAGTAGTCGACCTGTTTTCCTGTCCGCCGTAGTCGACTTGCTTTAGCCGGTCGACCGGAAGTGCAAGCGGTGCCACAACGCCGATTCGGGTCGCACGGCTGAAGCGGTGCGACTACGTCACTGAAGCTTCACATTAGACATTCGGCTCAAGATCTTTGTAAACCGCATTATGGCGCTGGCTTTCGATTTACCATGAATCGTAAAGGGCCCCTCGAATTAACGATCGGCCCCACGTTCCTGTCCGCCGTAGTCGACTTGCTTTAGCCGGTCGACCGAAAGTGCAAGCGGTGCCACAACGCCGATTCGGGTCGCACGGCTGAAGCGGTGCGACTACGTCACTGAAGCTTCACTTTAGCCATTTAGCTCAAACTTTTCGAGTGCTTCTGATTTACAATGAATAGAAAAGGCCGCTCGAATAAAGGAGCGGCCCTGGAAGAATTCTATGTCACAGGTGCTAACTAAGGCGTTTACGAATGGCTATCCAGAGCAATGCGGATGCGCCGGCAAGCAGGGCAAAAGTGCCGGGTTCGGGGATGGCAGATACGGTCCCGCTTAAGTTCACATCATCAATATGATAAATTTTTGAAGCGTTGTTATTGCCTCTGTCTCCAATCGTGAATCGGAAATCGATAGTTTCACCATTTGTCAGGCCAGTTAAGCTACTGGCAACGACTGAGTTTGTTGCTGTTAAATCGACGGTTACCAAGTCGTAGCTTGAAGTATTACCATGCGTGTAAGCCCCGATTTTGTCACCGGTTCCCGTATATCCGACTGCATCCGTATAGACGCCCAAATCGGCAGTTACCGAATCTGTGGCAAAGAGTAAGGTTAAACTTGTTAAATCCAAGGTCTCTCCCGCATCTAGATTTTGAACCGTAAAGGAAAATGAAAAATAAGCCGGTGGATCTGAGGGATTCGTGGAGTTGCTTGTAATATCAGCGGTTACCTGTGCTTCATTTGAGGTAAAGGTGCCATTGAGCGTTTGGAATGCGCTTGCTGACGAATAGGTTGATGTGTCGGTCGAAACCACCGAGTTACTATCGAAGGTGTATTCTGCAATCGTTTCAGCCTGAACTGAGAGTGTGCCGAGTAGGGATGTGATGGCTAGTAGAGATGTTTTTGCATTCATAGTTTCGGGGTGGTTTTACTGGGATTTGATTTAGGTGAGTGGGTGATTTAGAATTCATGCAATGCTTTGCATTTTGAATTTCGTTAGGTGCATCAACAAGTGTGTTTCATTACATAAAATACGTGTTCGATATCATAATCTTTTCATGTGCTCATAGGGTGCAGTGCTGTGTGTGATTCTAAATGGATGCCATGGCCCTGTGCGGCTTACGAAAACTGGAAATTTCACATCTGAGTGGCATATCATTATGTGTAGATGAAGTGGGCACTGGCTCCTTCGCAGTCCTTGTCGGCGGTGACGCGCACCCAATGGGCACTGAATCCATCTGCAAAGGTATGGGGCGTGTATCCCTTGGCTGGGACTGTGATTTGCTGGTAAG contains the following coding sequences:
- a CDS encoding helix-turn-helix transcriptional regulator, whose product is MRLDQWITLRMQLIWAYEKRMKHTEEFYETRNNFQTALLVKKGWAEAGQSKASVKRARKGQWLVLRQGKRLQRFSPNCEILSIGFRFQFPTGDAVYDEGYPLCFESHLSPEFNEAALKVLEEVRLHIGDGYYLRQQEMDMEHFLMSQNALRVFLIELAKVFHSHEMPPQTGIQENPLVSQALVTIDEAINAPDKKIKTSDIARRMQLSTSHLDRLMVSGTGRTIHQQIEARKLQLAQDALIADHSSLKTIAYDLGFSSPSHFNYWFKQREGVTPLAYRQQQRVHD
- a CDS encoding FAD-dependent oxidoreductase, which translates into the protein MNPNLNSKHFAADLCVVGGGMAGLVAAVAAARRGASVVLIHDRPVLGGNASSEVRMWICGALGYHRKETGILEEIMLLNMKRNPGGCYSVWDSVLYEFAAMTPGLTTLLNCSCNDLEMEGSRITKVNAWQLTTQTWHTIEASYFIDCSGDSILAPLSGADVVVGRESREATGEPIAPLKADLKTMGNSILLQLEETAEAQPFTPPEWAYQFDDASNLPSRIGSGFGQNFWWLEIGGLQNTIDDAEAIYDELVKAAWGVWDYMKNRGPQAEKLKNWRLKWMGSLPGKRENRRYVGPHMLTQMDLESEGQFEDIVAYGGWKMDDHHPAGLYYPGAATIFHPCPSPYGIPLRSLYSRNVENLFCAGRNISATHVALSSTRVMGTCAIMGQAVGTAAALCTQLGLMPAELSKENIQTVQWHLMEDDCWLPDLPRRSSGLTQNGTCTTSDGSDATVLMDGHERDADHGKHYWSAAVGSSVELAWNQPETVECLRLVFDSDLTLRKRMPSQYGFDEPKLKVPNSMVKAFTVEVLTESGEWEVLRKEEANARRLWVLAVGKAVCGIRWTGHATWGGDNELRLYSMEALDTVLPLTFSPSEGASWSSVCARIPAKDMAAPDHGLEKKSETLVGA
- a CDS encoding beta-galactosidase, giving the protein MKPREQILFGGDYNPDQWLSQPDVIDRDFELFEKARINTLTLGVFSWASLEPEEGRYEFGWMDDIFDRAERQNMHIILATPSGGKPNWMALKYPEIRRVTETGQHEVQGRRHNHCLTSPVYREKVRAMNEQLAARYGDREALILWHISNEFSGYCYCDQCFAAFRQWLKAKYQSLDALNDAYWSRFWSHTYTDWEQIQTIDKTVCGLVLDWRRFMTEQCRSFIRNEVEPLRRHSPKIPVTTNFMGVHLDYDYHQLAKELDVVSWDAYPSWHTPQTDSLTSHHSLFAGFRHDLTRSLKRQPFLLMEASPGPVNWKDVSPLLRPGMLRLAGMQAIAHGSDSVCYFQMRKGRGSIEQFHAAVIDHVGHGNTRMFRELSSLGQSLTQMESVVGMPTPAKVAVVFDWESSWILDAAGTQHNTIKQYLETVLAHYKPFWDRGVAVDVVDAKADWSAYQLVVVPMLFLLPESSAQRLAEFVERGGTLVTTYGTGVVDETGLAIAGGIPGHLREVLGIWVEESDALPDPCRRRIKTLTEAKCLSGSYEARHYLDVLHLEGAEALAVYDEDFYAGSPALTRHEYGKGAAWYIASRNDERFTSDLLGNLVKQLEIPYSLNAGLPKGVSAQTRESEGRRLLFLMNFNDEVVSCDLGSSLYADIETGTGYTGLIELEPYAALVLRERE
- a CDS encoding REP-associated tyrosine transposase; translated protein: MQTQINVVFSVIMSNRADIPSECWSGTMLGCYYDQLPHWVVDFGCYALTIRCKGSLPKAIIQKLAEINDALKDITAQNEEALKYHRRSFQILEAYLDKSGENALFHQPNVRLSFSEFMQDYDINGLRLKNWAIMPNHMHLLTEPFRAQEVQDFRSAIQQFKLRSTQNINRALKRSGPVWQKGWYDRWVRNENEFRRWLRYIQMNPVKAGLCHSPEEWIGLQ